CCTCGACGCCGTTCTTCCCGAACACCGCTTTTGCGATCAGGCTGCGCTTGGCATCCCTGCCGTAGGGAAGACGCGGATAGTCCGGATCGAGCTCGGCCGTGTAGCGTTCCTTGAAGACCTGCGCCTGGTGGGCGTTCTTTTCGTTCGCCGACATCATGAAGTTGCTGAGGCTGTAGAAGCACACCTTGCCGCCGCGGCTCTCGATCGCCTTCGGGACGTGGGCGTGATGGCCGAGGATGAGGTCCGCGCCCGCGCCGAACACCGCTTTCGAGACGATCTTCTGGTAGTCCGCGATCATTTTGGGGATGAAGTGAATGCCCCAGTGCAGCGAGACGACGACGGCCTGCGCCGACTTGCGCGCTTCGGCCACGTCATCGAGCAGATTGCGCAGGTCCTCTTCGTAAGGAACGGTAACGGTGCGCGGCGGCACGCCCGCCTGGTAGTCGAACGATTCGTAGTAGGTGTGCGCGCGCAGCGGCGCGACGCCGGGCTTGCTCTTCTCCGCGGTGTAGCCTTCGCGCAGCACGGTGCAGTAGGCGAGGAAGGCGATGCGGATGCCGTTGCGCTCGATGAAGGCGGGCTTTCTCGCCTCCTCGAGGTTGCGGCCCGCACCGACCGTCGCGATGCCTTTGCCGCGCAGCAGATCGATCGAATCGAGCATCGCTTCGGGGCCCCAGTCCATCGCGTGGTTGCTGGCGACCGACACGACATCGAAGCCGCAATCCTCGAATACCGACGCGAGCTCGGGCCTGACCCGGCTGTGCGCGCCGCCCGAGTGGAGCTGGAGCGCGCCGAGGTTCGAATACACGCGCTCGACCTGCGCGAAGCGCAGGTCCGCGCCGCGCAGCGTGTCGCGCGCGAGCGCGCTGTAGCTCGCCATCGGCTCGTGTATGGGTCCGACGTCTCCGACTGCAAGCAGAACGAGGCGATCGTTGGTCATGATGGCATTTTCTCCAGTGAGTAATGCGGTGGTTCGATCTGCGGCGCCCGGGTCAATCGGCCTTGGCGCCCGCGCGCTTCACGAGCGCGCGGTTGTCCTCGAGCTCGCGGTGTATGCGCGCCGCAAACTCGTCTGCGGGCCCGCTTTGCGGCTCGATGCCCTGCTTTACGAAAAGCTGCTTCGTTTCGGGCATGTTCACGATTTTGACGGCGATCGCGTTGTAGCGCGCGACGATCTCCGGCGGCGTTCCGGCGGGCGCGGCCAAACCGTGCCACGTCGTGCGCTCGTATCCGTGCAAGCCGGATTCGTCGAGCGTCGGAACCGACGGCAACAGCGGCGTGCGCTTCACACCCGTGACCGCGAGCGGCCGCACCTTGTTCGCATGGATGAGCGGCAGGGCGCCGGGCACGCTGGGATAGTTCATCTCGATCTCCCCGGACGCGGTGGCAGCGGCGCCCAGCGTGGCGCTGCGATACGGCACCGCCACGATCTTCACTTTCGCCATGGCGTTGAAAAGCTCGCCCGCGAGGTGCGAGGAGCTTCCCACGCCCGACGTGCCGTAGCTCAGCTTGCCCGGCCGCGACCGGGAGAACGCGATCAGCTGCTTCACGTCGCGCACCGGCAGCGACGGATGGACCACCAGGACGTACATGCCGTTGGCGAGCATCGAGATCGGCGCCAGATCGCGCTCGATGTCGTAGCCCAGATCGGGCTTCAGTGCGGGCAGTATGGTATCCGACGCCGTCATCAGCAGCAGCGTGTTGCCGTCCTTGGGCGACTTCGCGACCAGCTCGGTCGCTACCGATCCCGAGCCGCCCGGGCGATTGTCGACGATCACGCTCTGACCGAGCGCTTCGGACATCGGCTGCGACACGATGCGCGCGGTGATGTCCGCGCCGCTGCCCGCTGCGAAGCCCACCACGAGCCGTATCGGCTTGCCGAAGAGGCTCTGGCCCACCGCGCCGGTGCTCATCAGCAGCGCGGCGAGCGCGCCCGCCGGGACGACGCGAGACAGGCACCGTTGCAAATCAGGACTGCCGAAAATCATGGATCGACCTCGCTGGCGTGCCGTCGGCGAGGCGCAGCATGCGCGTCACCGAAAGCGTATTGCCGAAACTGGGGATGTACGCGGAGTGCTTCCCGGCGCCGCCGAGTACGATCGGGATGTACTTGTCGGGGCTCTGTACCATGGGCACGCGCTCGTTCGGTCCTGAATGCAGGTAGCGGTCGCCGAACTTCACCTTGAAGCGCCGCCGCACGTTCTCCTCCGAGAATTCCCCCAGCGCGCGCCGCGCGTTCGCGAAGAGATACGCCTTGACGTCGTTCTTCGAATAACCTTCCCCGGCGATCGTCGCCGCGTGCTCGGGGCAGATCAGGACCACGATCTCCGAAGACGGGTGATACACGTTCTGGCCGCCGATCGTGGCGATGGTGCCCGCCATCGTCTTCAGTATGCCGGCGGCGCTCGTGCTTTCGTGATCGTTGATGTTGTGCGGGCCTTCGGCCGACACGACGGTGACGGCCGAGACGTCGCGAGGCAGGCCGCGCTCGACGTGCAGCGGCTCCCACGGACTGGCCGTCTCGTTCTCCGGCGCGCAATAGCTGAACTTCGCCGGCGAGCCGTAAGTGCCCATGTCGCCGACACCCGGGATCGCGCCGCCGATGTTCACCAGGGACAGCCTCACCGCGCGGCCGATCGTCGCGTTGCTGTGCGTCCCGGAACCGAGCGCCCCGTGCCCCGCGTTCATGCCGAGCTCTTTCGCCACCGGGCCGTTGACGATGATCAGCGGCGCGCACGAATGCGTCGTCGCCTGCACCGCGTAGAGGTTGAACGGCTCCTCGCACAACGCTTCGATCGCGAGGATCACGAGCGGGAAATACTCCGGGCGGCAGCCTGCCATGACCGCGTTCGCTGCGACGCGCAGCACCGTCGCCGCGCCATATCGCGGCGGGATCGCGGCGATCGTCGAGTCCGGGCGGCGATGGCAGTACGTGAGCATCCGCGCGACCCGCTCGGCGGTCGGCGGCACGACCGGCAGGCCATCGGTCCAGCCGCGGGCGAGGCAGAAATCGTTCGCCGCGTCGTAGTCGTCGGGCACATCGAAGCCGGCGTCGGGCGTCGCGCGCAGGGTCTCAAGGTCGATCAATTCAGGCGTTCCCGGATCAGCGCAGCGATGTTTTCAATGGCGGCCTCGGCGCGCCCTTCGACCGCTTCGAGCGTGAGCCCGCCCAGCGGATGCGCAATGAAGACGAACGCCAGCTCGGGCATGCCGTAAACGCGCGCCTGGGTCTTGCCGAGCGCCTTGAACGGTTCGGTGCATATCTGGGCGATCGCCAGTCCGCGCTGCTGCAGCGCGTGCATGTCGTGGACACTCCACGACGTGCACGAGCCTCAATCGGCGATGGCACTGACGACGAAGTCGGTTTCACTGACGAGCCGGTCGTAGATCTCCTGCTGCGCCGGGTGGCTCATGCTGGTCTTGC
This genomic stretch from Burkholderiales bacterium harbors:
- a CDS encoding CapA family protein codes for the protein MTNDRLVLLAVGDVGPIHEPMASYSALARDTLRGADLRFAQVERVYSNLGALQLHSGGAHSRVRPELASVFEDCGFDVVSVASNHAMDWGPEAMLDSIDLLRGKGIATVGAGRNLEEARKPAFIERNGIRIAFLAYCTVLREGYTAEKSKPGVAPLRAHTYYESFDYQAGVPPRTVTVPYEEDLRNLLDDVAEARKSAQAVVVSLHWGIHFIPKMIADYQKIVSKAVFGAGADLILGHHAHVPKAIESRGGKVCFYSLSNFMMSANEKNAHQAQVFKERYTAELDPDYPRLPYGRDAKRSLIAKAVFGKNGVEETSFLPVLIDKQLRPEVLKQGDPRFRDAVDYMDWASEGFPHTFAVEGDAVVVRDAAS
- a CDS encoding tripartite tricarboxylate transporter substrate binding protein, with the protein product MQRCLSRVVPAGALAALLMSTGAVGQSLFGKPIRLVVGFAAGSGADITARIVSQPMSEALGQSVIVDNRPGGSGSVATELVAKSPKDGNTLLLMTASDTILPALKPDLGYDIERDLAPISMLANGMYVLVVHPSLPVRDVKQLIAFSRSRPGKLSYGTSGVGSSSHLAGELFNAMAKVKIVAVPYRSATLGAAATASGEIEMNYPSVPGALPLIHANKVRPLAVTGVKRTPLLPSVPTLDESGLHGYERTTWHGLAAPAGTPPEIVARYNAIAVKIVNMPETKQLFVKQGIEPQSGPADEFAARIHRELEDNRALVKRAGAKAD